From the genome of Ziziphus jujuba cultivar Dongzao chromosome 6, ASM3175591v1, one region includes:
- the LOC107430874 gene encoding uncharacterized protein LOC107430874, producing the protein MEENRKQQLAISSSKPPASDEVAPSFAGNDNYNGDETKAITSPDQFMEGPQSGESTHENPTILRLEELTSMDPTAEVGFEIADSVGVLKLTNSSNPEMERAAEKASRGARLLQEGAKLVTESQQILGSATFHGQSDACCDLETVEYDLVEGCYTLCLEIGQGGGIEELQAGYSEALVNHGVYASVKSQLASGKGTKIQTSSSAQAASQTQGTNKNGAA; encoded by the exons ATGGAAGAGAACAGAAAACAACAACTGGCCATTTCTTCTTCCAAACCTCCAGCTTCCGATGAAGTAGCTCCGTCTTTTGCAG GTAATGACAATTATAATGGTGACGAAACTAAGGCAATTACTAGTCCAGATCAGTTCATGGAGGGCCCTCAAAGTGGGGAAAGTACTCATGAAAACCCAACCATACTGCGCTTAGAAGAGCTAACAAGTATGGATCCGACGGCGGAGGTAGGTTTTGAGATAGCTGATTCAGTTGGTGTTTTAAAGCTCACAAACTCTTCCAATCCTGAAATGGAGAGGGCTGCAGAGAAAGCTAGTAGAGGGGCTAGGCTTTTGCAGGAAGGAGCAAAATTAGTGACTGAGAGCCAACAAATTTTGGGGTCCGCCACTTTTCATGGTCAGTCCGACGCTTGTTGTGATCTTGAAACTGTGGAGTACGATCTGGTAGAAG GATGTTACACGCTTTGTCTGGAGATAGGTCAAGGTGGTGGAATCGAAGAACTTCAAGCGGGTTATTCTGAAGCCCTTGTAAACCACGGAGTTTATGCTAGTGTTAAGTCACAACTGGCTAGCGGGAAAGGTACTAAAATCCAAACTTCCTCCTCCGCCCAAGCAGCATCACAAACTCAAGGCACCAATAAAAATGGAGCGGCTTGA